CTTGTACGTCCAAATACGAAAGTTATTTCAGTTTCTGGTGACGGTGGCTTCCTCTTTTCAGCGCAAGAATTGGAAACTGCCGTACGCCTTAATTTACCAATCATTCACATCATTTGGAATGATGGTAAATACAACATGGTTGAATTCCAAGAAGAAATGAAATACGGTCGTTCATCAGGCGTTGATTTTGGTCCAGTTGATTTTGTTAAATATGCAGAAAGTTTTGGTGCAAAAGGTTATCGTGTTGACAGCAAAGTTTCATTTGAAGAAACACTTAAGAAAGCTTTGGAAGAAGCAAGCAATGGTCCAATTTTGATTGATATTCCAATTGACTACAAAGATAATATCAAACTTGGCGAAACAATCCTGCCAGACGAATTCTATTAACTTGATTTTTTAACCATATGGCAATAAAATAATACTAGAAGATACTATTTAATTTTGATGACGAAAGTGAAGGAGAATATGTCAGAAGCAATTAAACTTTTTCAATATAATACATTAAGTGCCCTTATGTCTGGACTTTACGGTGGGACATTAACTATTGGTGAGCTTTTAGAGCACGGTGATTTGGGAATTGGGACACTTGATTCTATTGATGGAGAGTTGATTATTCTTGATGGTAAAGCTTATCAAGCCAAAGGTTCTGAAGGGAAAGCAGAAGTAGTGGAAGTTTCTGATGGTGTCAAAGTGCCTTATGCAGCGGTAGTGCCTCACCAAGCTGAAGTGATTTTCAAGCAACGCTTTGCAATGACTGACAAGGAATTGGAAAAACGCATTGAATCTTATTATGACGGTGTTAATCTATTCCGTTCGATTAAGATTAAAGGAACATTTGCAAAAATGCATGTGCGTATGATTCCAAAATCAGCGCCTGATATCAAGTTTGCGGATGTCGCAACGCACCAACCAGAATACACACGTGAAAACATTTCAGGTACGATTGTTGGGATTTGGACACCAAAGATGTTCCATGGTGTGAGTGTTGCAGGTTATCATTTGCATTTTATTTCTGATGATTTCACATTTGGTGGTCATGTGATGGATTTTATTATTTCAGAAGGTGTTGTTGAAGTTGGGCCAGTTGATCAACTAGATCAGCGTTTTCCGGTTCAGGATCGTAAATACCTTTTTGCAAAATTTAATATGGATGAATTGAAAGAAGATATTGAAAAAAGCGAATAAAACCGATTATTTGGCATAAGTTATAAAAATTATTGCCCTTGTTTGATTTCAGGATTATTTGCGAGTTTTGCTCCCAACAAAACGATACTTACTGTTGCGAACTTGAGGAATTCCTTGGCTTCCTTCAACTGTCTGCTGGACTATTGAACCTACCGATGGCTCAAAACATCTAGTGGACGGTTTGAGGTTTGAGACTAGAAATCAAAAAGCGAGACATCTAAGAAAGTATCAAAAAATTTTTTTGAATCTAGAGCGTACTGTTTGACAGTACGCTTTTTATAATCTAAGGAGTTGATTTTTAGTTATATTTGTCCTAAAATAGAAAACGTTATACATGTGAATTTTGTATCAAAATTGATAGAATTTTAAGAATTGTATGACTATTTTTTTAAAACAGGAGAATGTATGGATATTTTTCGAAAGACCCCTATGACGCAAAAGAGGAGTTTTTTGCAACGACGATTGGGGCTAGCTGAGCTTATCTTTTTAGGGGTGGGCTCGATTGTTGGAACTGGTATTTTCACGATAACAGGAGTAGGTGCTGCCCAATATGCAGGTCCTGCTATTACGATATCAATCCTTATCGCTGCTCTTTGTGTGACGATATCGGCTTTATTTTTTGCTGAATTTTCATCACGATTACCTCACTCAGGTGGCGTTTATCGCTATTTATATACTGTTTTTGGGGAATATCCTGCTTGGATTGCTGGCTGGTTTATGATTATCGAATTTGCAGGTGCAATTTCAACAGCGGCTTCTGGTTGGGGAGAGTATCTGAAAGCTTTCTTGAAAACGTTTGGTATTAGTTTGCCGACAGCGTTAAGTGGTCCATTCAATCCTAAAAACGGAACTTATATTGATATTATTCCAGTTATTTTATTATTCTTTGTGACTGCCCTTGTTTTGTTGGGAGTTCAAACGGTGTTAAGGTTTAATTCGATTTTGGTTATTTTCAAATTAGCCGTTTTACTCATCTTTATTGCCTTAGGGCTGACAGCTATTAATGTTGATAATTGGAGTGATTTTGCCCCATATGGTTTTGGTCAAATTTATGGCGGAAAAGTTGGGATTATGGCAGGAGCTTCTTTGATGTTCTTTGCGTTTCTGGGATTTGAATCCATTTCAATGGCAGCAGATGAAACAAAGGAACCGCAAAAGAAAATTCCACAAGGCATTTTTATCTCAATCGGCTTGGTGACTTTGTTGTATGTTGCGGTAACCTTGATTTTAACAGGAACTGTTCACTATTCAAAATTGAACATTACGGATGTTGTTCCATATGTGTTGCGTAGTATTGGTTTTCCATTTATCGGAAATTTTGTATCAATTGTTGTTATCATGACACTTGTTACCGT
This sequence is a window from Streptococcus macedonicus ACA-DC 198. Protein-coding genes within it:
- the yfnA gene encoding Cationic amino acid transporter-APC Superfamily translates to MDIFRKTPMTQKRSFLQRRLGLAELIFLGVGSIVGTGIFTITGVGAAQYAGPAITISILIAALCVTISALFFAEFSSRLPHSGGVYRYLYTVFGEYPAWIAGWFMIIEFAGAISTAASGWGEYLKAFLKTFGISLPTALSGPFNPKNGTYIDIIPVILLFFVTALVLLGVQTVLRFNSILVIFKLAVLLIFIALGLTAINVDNWSDFAPYGFGQIYGGKVGIMAGASLMFFAFLGFESISMAADETKEPQKKIPQGIFISIGLVTLLYVAVTLILTGTVHYSKLNITDVVPYVLRSIGFPFIGNFVSIVVIMTLVTVCISMMYALTRMIYNISCDGLLPEQFQELTPKSKVPKKATIFVGLITMFFSGVLQLEILAMLVNIVTLAYLILLALGVIKLRKDFGEPKEEEFRTPWVPFLPRLSIVICLSLMTQCKAITWYGFIASFILGSLIYFGYGYRHSKLSEDSKK
- the aldC gene encoding Alpha-acetolactate decarboxylase — protein: MSEAIKLFQYNTLSALMSGLYGGTLTIGELLEHGDLGIGTLDSIDGELIILDGKAYQAKGSEGKAEVVEVSDGVKVPYAAVVPHQAEVIFKQRFAMTDKELEKRIESYYDGVNLFRSIKIKGTFAKMHVRMIPKSAPDIKFADVATHQPEYTRENISGTIVGIWTPKMFHGVSVAGYHLHFISDDFTFGGHVMDFIISEGVVEVGPVDQLDQRFPVQDRKYLFAKFNMDELKEDIEKSE